The DNA segment GCTCACCTCGTGGTAGCTCGCGCCCTGCGATTCGAGCTCGTCGATCGCCTCCCAGAACGTCTCGACGACGCCCTCGTCGGCGCCCTCGAGGAGTTCGGTCGGGATCCCGATCTCGAGGCCGTCGACGTCGCCGTCGGCCGCCCCGGCGTAGTCCGTCTCCGCACCTTCGTCCCTGGTTGTCGCGTCGCGCTCGTCCGGCCCCGAGACGACGTCGAGCAGCTCCGCTGCCTCCTCGACGGTGGAGCCGAACGGCCCGATCTGTTCCAGGGAGTTGGCGTAGGCGACGAGCCCGTAGCGCGAGACCAGCCCGTAGGTGGGCTTGATCCCGACGACGCCGCAGAACGCCGCGGGATTACGGACGGAGCCGCCGGTATCGGTGCCGAGCGCCAGGTCCGCCTCGCCGGCGGCAACCGCGGCCGCCGATCCGCCCGACGACCCCCCGGGAACGCGCCCCTCGGCCGCCGGGTTCTCCGTGGGTCCGAACGCCGAGGTCTCGGTGGTCGAGCCCATCCCGAACTCGTCCATGTTGGTCTTGCCGACGATCGTCGCGCCCGCCGCCTTCAGTCGCTCGACGACGGTCGCGTCGTAGGGCGGGACGTAGTCGGCGAGCATCGCCGATCCGCACGTGGTGCGGACGCCCTCGGTGCTGATGTTGTCCTTGACGGCGACCGTCCGGCCGGCGAGCGGCCCCTCCGAATCGCCCTCCGTTCGCTCCTCGGTGATGAAGATACCGCCGCTCATGAGACCCGCGGCCCCTTGAAGTAGCCGTCCTCGGTGTGGGGTGCGTTGCGAAGCGCCTCCTCCTGATCGAGGCTCTCGCGGACCTCGTCGGCGCGGAGCACGTTCTCGAGGTCGGCCTCGCTTTCGGTCTCGGGCACCTCATCGAGGGTCTCGAACGCCTCGAGGATCTCGACGAACTGCTCGGTGAACTCCTCGACCTCCTCGTCGGCGAGATCGATCCGGGCGAGGTCGGCGACGTGGCGGACCTCCTCCGGGGAGACGGGCTGGTCGCTCATGTCCGGGGAGAGCGTCGGCCCGAGAGTAAGGGTTTCGGATGGCCACGCCGGGCGCCTACCCGTAGCTTCAAACCCGACGCACGCCAACTCCCGCCGATGGGAAACGCAGCACTCCGGGAGCTGGCCGCCATCAGGGAGGTCCCCTTCGACGACCTCTCGGGGGCGGTCGTGGCGATCGACGCCCACAACTGGCTCTACCGGTACCTGACGACCACGGTCAAGTGGACCGCGAGCGGCGTCTACACCACT comes from the Halalkalicoccus sp. CG83 genome and includes:
- the gatA gene encoding Asp-tRNA(Asn)/Glu-tRNA(Gln) amidotransferase subunit GatA → MSGGIFITEERTEGDSEGPLAGRTVAVKDNISTEGVRTTCGSAMLADYVPPYDATVVERLKAAGATIVGKTNMDEFGMGSTTETSAFGPTENPAAEGRVPGGSSGGSAAAVAAGEADLALGTDTGGSVRNPAAFCGVVGIKPTYGLVSRYGLVAYANSLEQIGPFGSTVEEAAELLDVVSGPDERDATTRDEGAETDYAGAADGDVDGLEIGIPTELLEGADEGVVETFWEAIDELESQGASYHEVSLPSIEHAVAAYYVIAMSEASSNLARFDGVRYGPDHDLEGDWNETFAAVREEGFGDEVKRRILLGTYALSAGYHEKYYAKAQDARAWIERDFEDALSEADVLASPTMPTPPFERGESLDDPLQMYLADANTVPINLANLPAISVPAGDTDGLPVGLQFVGPAFGEREIVRAASAVED
- the gatC gene encoding Asp-tRNA(Asn)/Glu-tRNA(Gln) amidotransferase subunit GatC, which gives rise to MSDQPVSPEEVRHVADLARIDLADEEVEEFTEQFVEILEAFETLDEVPETESEADLENVLRADEVRESLDQEEALRNAPHTEDGYFKGPRVS